The Methanosarcinales archaeon genome has a window encoding:
- a CDS encoding DEAD/DEAH box helicase, producing MHSDKRSLRRTWITFFGRYGRLLPIQSRTIPVVLNGKDAIIVSATASGKTEAVIAPLIERNLKEESDGMAFLYISPTKALVNDMYDRLKGQLDELGVSIGLKTGDTPRFNPDKSPNVLITTPESFDSLICRHPNSFKKIKAVILDEIHLIDNTYRGDQLRLLLKRLKCVSDTYFNIYALSATVACPEDVGSRYLGDFEIIIDRDKRDIDYTLVESAKELFDCVRSENIKKLLIFCNKRVTVEVFSRECIDLWGSNSVVVHHGSLSRSIRGESEKFMKDAHYGVCVATMTLEIGIDVGDIDAIVLAEVPWSISSLLQRIGRGSRRMQRNRVFALYGSGDERMLLEEMFHTAMTGYIEPVDYSHDPSVVVQQVFSVLYASPHGLTDGYFQNLFEGFCSDEELQDILTHLVNSEWIEKIYEKWCATTKLMDLGEKGEVHSNIPSNKVVKVIDVNSKQMIGEVQYPVDEIFVLGGRVWLIVRESFGKVYVKPAKARIATAKFKSHVSEGAFCYLLPAHLSESEL from the coding sequence AAGACCGAAGCCGTGATTGCACCGCTGATAGAGCGAAATTTGAAGGAAGAGTCAGATGGTATGGCATTCCTCTACATTTCTCCGACAAAGGCACTGGTTAATGATATGTACGACAGACTTAAGGGACAATTGGATGAACTTGGAGTTTCGATAGGGCTAAAAACTGGCGATACACCACGATTTAACCCTGATAAGTCTCCAAATGTTCTAATTACCACACCGGAATCGTTTGATTCCCTTATTTGCAGACATCCCAATTCTTTTAAAAAGATAAAAGCGGTCATACTCGATGAAATACATCTCATTGACAATACATATCGTGGGGATCAACTCAGACTTCTCTTGAAAAGATTAAAATGCGTTTCAGACACATATTTCAATATATATGCACTGTCTGCCACTGTAGCATGTCCGGAGGATGTAGGAAGTAGATATCTTGGAGATTTTGAGATTATCATTGACCGTGATAAACGAGATATTGACTATACACTTGTTGAATCTGCTAAAGAACTATTTGACTGTGTAAGAAGTGAGAATATTAAAAAATTGCTTATATTTTGTAATAAGAGAGTAACAGTCGAGGTGTTTTCAAGAGAATGCATTGATCTGTGGGGTTCTAACAGCGTTGTTGTACATCACGGTAGTTTAAGCAGATCGATCCGTGGTGAATCAGAAAAGTTCATGAAGGACGCACATTACGGTGTTTGTGTGGCTACTATGACACTCGAAATAGGGATTGATGTCGGGGATATCGATGCTATCGTACTTGCAGAAGTCCCATGGAGCATATCATCGCTCCTCCAGAGGATCGGGCGAGGTAGCAGGCGTATGCAAAGAAACCGGGTCTTTGCATTATATGGTTCCGGGGATGAGCGGATGCTTCTTGAAGAGATGTTTCACACTGCAATGACAGGATATATCGAACCGGTTGATTATTCGCACGATCCGTCTGTTGTGGTGCAGCAGGTATTCTCTGTGCTTTATGCCAGTCCGCATGGGCTTACCGATGGATATTTTCAAAATCTGTTCGAAGGATTCTGCTCGGATGAAGAACTGCAGGATATCCTGACTCATCTTGTGAACAGCGAATGGATTGAAAAAATCTATGAGAAATGGTGTGCAACAACCAAATTGATGGATCTTGGAGAAAAAGGTGAGGTTCATTCGAATATTCCATCAAACAAAGTAGTAAAGGTTATCGACGTCAATTCCAAGCAAATGATAGGCGAGGTGCAGTATCCGGTCGATGAGATTTTCGTGCTTGGCGGAAGGGTATGGCTGATTGTTAGGGAATCCTTTGGCAAGGTATATGTAAAGCCGGCAAAGGCGAGGATAGCTACTGCGAAGTTTAAAAGTCATGTATCGGAAGGTGCCTTTTGCTATCTGCTGCCAGCCCACCTCAGTGAGTCAGAACTATAG